In Panacibacter ginsenosidivorans, the following proteins share a genomic window:
- a CDS encoding IS1096 element passenger TnpR family protein codes for MAILKFRVYFEEDEAVYRDVLLKHTQTFEDLHYIILKAYEFDSKHQATFYRSNDNWLRGREISFARYDKEYKVAPLLMTETTIGSEIRDTNQKFIYQYDFVKNWTFMLELINVSKEENPRLTYPSVSRVEGIGPQQYGTRSLLGDKFADIEEKYDLTKGVEGFGVEGEAATTDEDEFSDGAEDTSVGDGADEY; via the coding sequence ATGGCTATTTTAAAATTCAGGGTTTATTTCGAAGAAGACGAAGCAGTTTACAGAGATGTGTTGTTAAAACACACTCAGACATTTGAAGACCTTCATTACATAATATTGAAGGCCTATGAATTTGACAGTAAACACCAGGCTACTTTTTATCGCAGCAACGATAACTGGCTACGTGGACGTGAAATATCTTTTGCCAGGTATGATAAAGAATATAAAGTTGCGCCATTACTGATGACTGAAACAACTATTGGCAGTGAAATACGCGACACCAACCAGAAATTTATTTACCAGTATGATTTTGTAAAGAACTGGACATTCATGCTGGAACTTATTAATGTAAGTAAGGAAGAAAACCCACGACTAACTTATCCATCAGTAAGCAGGGTAGAAGGTATTGGGCCCCAGCAATATGGCACACGCAGTTTGCTGGGTGATAAATTTGCTGACATTGAAGAAAAATACGATCTAACCAAAGGTGTGGAAGGCTTTGGTGTGGAAGGAGAAGCTGCAACAACAGATGAGGATGAATTTAGTGATGGGGCAGAAGATACTAGCGTTGGAGATGGTGCTGATGAATATTAA
- a CDS encoding diflavin oxidoreductase: MLAGPKLQMLHELAKGASRDELMWISGYIAALTGQPIMVETPANEFVQDASFVMPACTIVYGTETGNSKKVATDFGNRLKKQGVQAKIKSLDQYRLNDLAKESYMIVVISTQGDGEPPAAAKKFYDYIHQNDVALSQLKYAVLALGDTAYPLFCQAGEDVDKRLHFLGGRRIVQMKKCDTDFEADANAWIDELITAALAVGGVTNGTPGVKSKPAKTGKKFYDGTVVTTINLNDRGSNKETYHIEIATEEAISYQPGDAIGIVAKNNAASVKKILDLLSLKGNEEFQFRDQTYKAEELFNSKINIQHLPERIIQHYASLSGKEIPNIKMDLADLLRIYPADKKWNVQQLVAILEPIAPRLYSVASSPASHGENEVHITVSRDHFSVDGQKRFGLCSDYLSQLKENDTLQVYVQKNNAFRLPDTKTDVIMIGPGTGIAPFRSFLFERDAQGAEGRNWLFFGDQHFVTDFLYQTDLQGLRDTGVLTKLNLAFSRDQKEKVYVQHKMQQHAKDLFEWIEGGAQIYICGCKDPMSYDVEKTLFNIIAQEKNISGEAAQEYLNAMKEAGRYHKDVY, from the coding sequence ATGTTAGCAGGGCCTAAATTACAGATGTTACACGAGCTGGCGAAGGGCGCATCGAGAGATGAATTGATGTGGATCAGCGGTTACATAGCCGCACTTACAGGGCAACCAATAATGGTTGAAACACCCGCAAATGAATTTGTACAGGATGCTTCTTTTGTAATGCCGGCATGTACAATAGTATATGGAACAGAAACGGGCAATTCAAAAAAAGTAGCAACAGATTTTGGCAATCGTTTGAAGAAACAGGGTGTGCAGGCAAAGATCAAAAGCCTTGACCAATATCGTTTAAATGATCTTGCCAAAGAATCATACATGATCGTCGTCATCAGTACGCAAGGCGATGGAGAACCACCAGCCGCTGCAAAAAAATTCTATGATTATATTCATCAGAATGATGTGGCATTAAGTCAATTAAAATATGCGGTGCTTGCATTAGGCGATACAGCGTATCCTTTATTCTGCCAGGCTGGTGAAGATGTTGACAAGCGTTTACATTTTCTTGGAGGGCGCAGAATTGTACAAATGAAAAAATGCGATACAGATTTTGAGGCCGATGCCAATGCGTGGATAGATGAATTAATCACTGCGGCTCTTGCGGTAGGCGGAGTAACAAACGGTACGCCTGGCGTAAAATCAAAACCTGCAAAAACAGGAAAGAAATTTTATGATGGTACTGTTGTTACAACGATCAACCTTAACGATCGTGGTTCTAATAAAGAAACTTATCATATAGAAATTGCAACAGAAGAAGCCATTAGCTACCAGCCCGGTGATGCAATTGGCATTGTGGCAAAAAACAATGCAGCCTCAGTGAAGAAAATTCTTGATTTACTTTCATTGAAAGGCAATGAAGAATTCCAGTTCCGCGATCAAACTTATAAAGCAGAAGAATTATTTAATTCCAAAATAAATATTCAGCATCTGCCGGAGCGTATTATACAACATTACGCTTCCTTATCGGGTAAAGAAATTCCAAACATAAAAATGGATCTTGCCGACCTGTTGCGTATTTATCCTGCTGATAAAAAATGGAACGTACAGCAATTGGTTGCTATTCTTGAGCCCATTGCGCCAAGATTATATTCTGTTGCTTCTTCACCTGCATCGCATGGAGAGAATGAAGTACATATAACTGTTAGCCGCGATCATTTTTCTGTAGACGGACAAAAGCGTTTTGGTTTGTGCTCAGATTATTTATCGCAGTTAAAAGAAAATGATACGCTGCAGGTTTATGTGCAAAAGAATAATGCATTTCGTTTACCCGATACAAAGACAGATGTGATCATGATTGGACCTGGCACTGGTATTGCACCGTTTCGTTCTTTCTTATTTGAACGTGATGCACAAGGAGCTGAAGGCCGCAATTGGTTGTTCTTTGGCGATCAGCATTTTGTTACAGACTTCCTGTATCAAACAGATCTGCAGGGTTTAAGAGACACGGGTGTTCTCACCAAACTCAACCTTGCATTTTCAAGAGATCAGAAAGAAAAAGTATATGTGCAACATAAAATGCAGCAACATGCAAAAGATTTGTTTGAATGGATAGAAGGCGGCGCACAGATCTATATCTGTGGTTGCAAAGATCCGATGAGCTATGATGTAGAGAAAACTTTGTTCAACATTATTGCGCAGGAAAAAAATATTAGTGGAGAAGCTGCACAGGAATATTTAAATGCAATGAAAGAAGCAGGCAGATATCATAAAGATGTTTATTAG
- the cysI gene encoding assimilatory sulfite reductase (NADPH) hemoprotein subunit, with product MSQNESPVERIKKASHGLRGTLKESLLDEHTGAIREDDQSLIKFHGMYMQDDRDRREERASKKLERLYSFMIRLRLPGGLLTPEEWIALHHIAGEHSTGVIKITTRQTVQLHGILKSHIKPTIAAFDKMKLDSIAACGDVNRNVIASAHPKFSEIHEEVFQYADKISYLLLPKTRAYYEVWLDEEKLLEVNEEDKLYQDRYLPRKFKIAIAIPPYNDVDIFTNDVGIIAIIENNKLIGFNISAGGGMGTTHGNPDTYPRLGTVLGYVEKDDLEKVVYDIATTQRDFGNRTDRKTSRLKYTMDRMGVDAFKAEVEKRSGVTFKPAKKAVFTTRDDWYGWQQNHEGLWYYTMFVENGRLLDDEKVQFKKACLDIAESGKAQFRFTANQNLIVGDIKEEDKAFVDEILTRYGVIATTEKASPLRKNALACVALNTCPLALAEAQRYLPSLIDKIDVLMNKHSLQEEGITIRMTGCPNGCARPYISEIGFIGTALGHYNMYLGADANGYRLNKIYKENLDEAAILKELDVLLGSFKAKREEKESFGDFIMREGIV from the coding sequence ATGTCGCAGAATGAATCTCCGGTCGAAAGAATAAAAAAAGCGAGTCATGGTTTACGTGGCACGCTCAAAGAAAGTTTGTTGGATGAGCATACGGGTGCAATACGTGAAGATGACCAGTCGCTGATTAAATTTCATGGCATGTATATGCAGGATGATCGCGACAGGAGAGAAGAGCGTGCATCAAAAAAATTAGAGCGTTTATATTCTTTCATGATCCGTTTGCGTTTGCCTGGCGGATTGCTTACACCGGAAGAATGGATTGCGTTGCATCATATTGCGGGCGAACATTCAACAGGTGTAATAAAAATTACAACAAGGCAAACAGTGCAGTTGCATGGAATTTTAAAATCGCACATAAAGCCCACCATTGCTGCATTTGATAAAATGAAGCTTGATTCTATTGCAGCATGTGGAGATGTGAACAGGAACGTAATTGCGAGTGCGCATCCAAAATTTTCTGAGATACATGAAGAAGTTTTTCAGTACGCAGATAAGATAAGTTATTTGTTGCTTCCGAAAACAAGAGCATACTATGAAGTTTGGCTTGATGAAGAAAAGTTGCTTGAAGTAAATGAAGAAGATAAACTTTACCAGGATCGTTATTTACCAAGAAAATTCAAAATAGCAATTGCAATTCCGCCATACAACGATGTAGATATTTTTACAAATGATGTTGGCATAATTGCTATTATAGAAAACAATAAACTTATTGGTTTTAATATTTCAGCAGGTGGTGGCATGGGCACTACACACGGTAATCCTGACACTTATCCAAGACTTGGAACTGTGTTAGGTTATGTTGAAAAGGATGATCTTGAAAAAGTTGTTTACGATATAGCAACAACGCAAAGAGATTTTGGAAACAGAACAGATAGAAAAACATCCCGTTTAAAATACACAATGGATAGAATGGGTGTGGATGCTTTTAAAGCAGAAGTTGAAAAGCGCAGTGGTGTTACATTTAAGCCTGCAAAGAAAGCAGTGTTTACCACAAGAGATGATTGGTATGGTTGGCAACAAAATCATGAAGGACTTTGGTATTATACGATGTTTGTTGAAAATGGAAGATTGCTTGACGATGAAAAAGTGCAATTCAAAAAAGCATGCTTGGATATTGCAGAAAGTGGTAAAGCACAGTTCAGATTTACCGCCAATCAGAATCTTATTGTCGGCGACATAAAAGAAGAAGACAAGGCTTTTGTTGATGAGATATTAACGAGGTATGGTGTTATTGCTACAACAGAAAAAGCATCGCCTTTAAGAAAAAACGCATTGGCTTGTGTGGCGTTAAATACTTGCCCGCTGGCACTTGCAGAAGCGCAACGTTATTTACCATCACTTATCGATAAGATAGATGTGCTGATGAATAAACATAGTTTGCAGGAGGAAGGCATTACTATTCGTATGACTGGTTGCCCTAACGGTTGTGCAAGACCTTATATTTCAGAAATTGGATTTATTGGTACTGCATTAGGTCATTATAATATGTATCTCGGTGCAGACGCCAATGGTTACAGGTTGAATAAAATTTACAAGGAAAATCTCGATGAGGCTGCCATATTGAAAGAACTGGATGTGTTGTTGGGAAGCTTTAAAGCGAAGCGTGAAGAGAAAGAAAGTTTCGGCGATTTCATAATGCGTGAAGGGATAGTGTAA
- a CDS encoding SDR family oxidoreductase gives MKILITGANGFLGQHLTLFLAEKGYNIIACSRGACRIPERFHFEYFPVELTDKIAVNALVRNISPGIIIHTAANSKPDDCHINREACLQQNVEATKNLLQSLKAVSTKAKFIYISTDFIFGENGPHSEDATTDPLNFYGESKLMAEQCVKESGLSYAIVRPVFIYGPVWDGVRHTFLQWVKNSLEHGKAIKVVSDQTRTPTFVKDICKGIKAIIDSEQTGDFHLAGKDLLSPYDMAIAVASFLNLNAALIENVTSESFKEPVQRAKRSGLRIDKAKQLLQYDPVDFAKGVELTFNNQ, from the coding sequence ATGAAAATACTTATTACTGGTGCCAATGGCTTTCTGGGGCAACATCTTACCCTCTTTCTGGCTGAAAAAGGTTATAACATAATAGCCTGCAGTCGTGGCGCCTGCCGTATTCCGGAAAGATTTCATTTCGAATATTTTCCCGTAGAACTAACAGATAAGATTGCGGTTAATGCATTAGTAAGAAATATTTCTCCTGGTATTATTATCCATACTGCGGCAAACAGTAAACCTGATGATTGCCACATTAACCGCGAAGCCTGTTTGCAGCAAAATGTAGAAGCAACAAAGAATCTTTTACAATCATTGAAAGCTGTATCCACAAAGGCAAAATTTATTTATATATCCACCGATTTTATTTTTGGTGAAAACGGCCCACATAGTGAGGACGCCACAACAGATCCGCTGAACTTTTATGGAGAAAGTAAACTAATGGCAGAGCAATGTGTAAAAGAAAGCGGATTGTCATATGCTATAGTAAGACCCGTTTTTATTTATGGTCCTGTTTGGGATGGGGTAAGACATACCTTCCTGCAATGGGTTAAAAACAGTCTTGAGCATGGAAAAGCAATTAAGGTAGTCAGTGACCAAACGCGAACACCAACATTTGTTAAAGATATTTGTAAGGGCATAAAAGCTATCATTGATTCAGAACAAACCGGAGATTTTCATCTTGCCGGGAAAGATTTGCTTTCGCCGTATGATATGGCTATAGCAGTTGCTTCATTTTTAAATCTTAATGCAGCATTAATAGAGAATGTAACGTCTGAATCTTTTAAAGAACCTGTGCAAAGAGCAAAACGTTCTGGTTTAAGGATCGATAAAGCAAAACAATTGTTGCAATATGATCCGGTAGATTTTGCAAAAGGCGTAGAACTAACTTTTAACAACCAATGA
- a CDS encoding CCA tRNA nucleotidyltransferase: MDIQCNNKELFILKKIAKAAQELNVECYLIGGFVRDKIIDRPTKDADIVCLGDGIALAHKVAERFKPKPHVAFFKNFGTAQIKIPGFFSNIMEVPLFHDHEEEPVLIDIETDELAFEIEFVGARKESYNRNSRKPIVEPGTLEDDQNRRDFTINALAISLNKENFGKLIDPFNGLKDIEHGIIQTPLQPAETFSDDPLRMMRAIRFAAQLEFTIETNTFIAIQQNAERISIVSQERVTDELNKIMLCKKPSIGFDLLGKSGLLQLIFPQMMLLHGAEYVDGKGHKDNFYHTLQVLDNIAEKTNDLWLRWSALLHDIAKPATKKFEEGHGWTFHGHEVVGARMVPKIFTKLKLPLNEKMRFVQKLVGLHLRPISLTKENITDSAVRRLLFEAGEDIDALMMLCEADITSKNKFKVKRYMQNFEIVRQRIKEVEEKDHLRNWQPPITGELIMQKFGIPPGRNVGLIKDAIREAILDGIIANDFDAAYSFMLQKAGELDLQPIE; the protein is encoded by the coding sequence ATGGATATTCAGTGCAACAATAAGGAATTGTTTATACTTAAAAAGATAGCTAAAGCAGCACAGGAATTAAATGTGGAATGTTACCTTATCGGCGGCTTTGTTCGCGATAAGATCATTGACCGTCCCACAAAAGATGCAGATATTGTTTGTCTCGGAGATGGTATTGCATTAGCTCATAAAGTGGCAGAACGGTTTAAGCCAAAACCACATGTAGCTTTCTTTAAAAATTTTGGCACAGCTCAAATAAAGATCCCGGGATTCTTTAGTAATATTATGGAGGTTCCTTTGTTTCATGATCATGAAGAAGAGCCTGTACTGATAGATATAGAAACAGATGAACTTGCTTTTGAAATTGAATTTGTAGGTGCCCGCAAAGAAAGCTATAACCGCAACAGCCGCAAACCAATAGTTGAGCCAGGCACACTTGAAGATGATCAGAACAGGAGAGATTTTACCATTAACGCGCTGGCTATTAGTTTGAACAAAGAAAACTTTGGAAAACTTATTGATCCTTTTAATGGTCTTAAAGATATTGAGCACGGCATTATTCAAACGCCATTGCAGCCCGCAGAAACTTTTAGTGATGATCCTTTGCGGATGATGCGTGCTATACGTTTTGCGGCTCAACTTGAATTTACCATCGAAACAAATACATTTATTGCCATACAACAAAATGCAGAGCGTATATCAATCGTATCTCAAGAGCGTGTTACAGATGAATTAAACAAAATAATGCTTTGCAAAAAACCTTCTATAGGTTTTGATCTGCTGGGTAAAAGTGGATTGTTACAACTTATTTTTCCGCAGATGATGTTGTTGCATGGTGCGGAGTATGTAGATGGGAAAGGACATAAAGATAATTTTTATCATACGCTCCAGGTGCTTGATAATATTGCCGAAAAAACAAACGACCTGTGGTTGCGATGGTCTGCGTTATTGCACGACATTGCAAAACCTGCTACCAAAAAATTTGAAGAAGGTCATGGGTGGACCTTTCATGGACATGAAGTGGTTGGCGCACGAATGGTACCCAAAATTTTTACAAAATTAAAACTGCCGCTGAATGAGAAAATGCGTTTCGTGCAAAAGCTTGTGGGGCTTCACCTGCGGCCGATAAGCCTTACTAAAGAAAATATCACAGACAGTGCGGTACGCCGTTTGTTGTTTGAAGCAGGAGAGGATATAGATGCATTGATGATGTTATGCGAAGCTGATATAACCAGCAAAAACAAATTCAAGGTAAAGCGTTACATGCAGAATTTTGAAATAGTGCGCCAACGTATAAAAGAAGTGGAGGAGAAAGATCATTTGCGCAACTGGCAGCCGCCCATTACAGGCGAATTGATCATGCAGAAGTTTGGTATTCCGCCTGGTCGCAATGTTGGTCTTATAAAAGATGCCATTCGCGAAGCTATTCTTGATGGTATTATTGCAAATGATTTTGATGCTGCTTATAGCTTTATGTTGCAAAAAGCCGGTGAACTGGATTTGCAACCCATTGAATAA
- a CDS encoding DUF2306 domain-containing protein, with translation MKSVTLKKSLRILLWSCIIFFSGYYIYENCLRYFVFTPKNYHFDFFWTRKYWVFIHIIFGMLATIVSPFQFITFIRKRHLRLHKLLGRIYVFSICISSITSFYLCATTPENIWYALGLGGFTAAWLFTAIMGMVSALKGRLIQHKAWVIRSFVVTIGFSISRLLEDMIVHAHAEVDRVERLTALSWISWIVPLLITEWMLIRNKKINNSYNNVSFAINTAKDELQTINL, from the coding sequence ATGAAATCCGTTACCCTCAAAAAGAGCTTACGTATTTTACTTTGGTCATGCATCATCTTCTTTAGCGGTTATTACATTTATGAGAACTGTCTCAGGTATTTCGTGTTTACTCCAAAAAATTATCATTTCGATTTTTTTTGGACACGTAAATATTGGGTTTTTATTCATATAATATTTGGTATGCTTGCTACAATTGTTTCGCCTTTTCAATTTATAACTTTTATAAGAAAGCGTCACTTACGGTTACACAAACTGCTGGGTAGAATATATGTATTTAGTATCTGTATTTCTTCTATTACCTCATTTTATTTGTGTGCCACTACTCCTGAAAATATTTGGTATGCGCTTGGTCTTGGCGGGTTTACAGCTGCATGGTTATTTACCGCAATTATGGGTATGGTATCTGCTTTAAAAGGAAGATTAATACAGCACAAGGCATGGGTAATAAGAAGCTTTGTAGTTACGATAGGTTTCTCCATCTCACGCCTGCTGGAAGATATGATAGTACATGCACATGCAGAAGTGGATAGGGTTGAACGCCTTACAGCATTAAGCTGGATATCATGGATAGTTCCTTTATTGATAACAGAATGGATGCTTATCAGAAACAAAAAAATAAACAACAGTTATAATAATGTTTCTTTTGCAATCAATACAGCCAAAGACGAGCTGCAAACAATAAATCTGTAA
- a CDS encoding DUF6089 family protein: MKKIILFSFTLLAVYTLQAQRLHVNLFGGVSNYGGDLQAKGFTFKQSRPVVALGLSYEISEKFFIRGEYSFTNLGADDALSNNYFQVRRNLNFKTVLQELNLIAEYDILNNYDHQLVPYVFAGLGVFQFSPYTYDSLGRKRFLRGLHTEGQGLTSYPDRLPYKNVQVNIPFGAGVKFALSDNIRVGAEFGFRKLFTDYLDDVSTDYPDLALLAPRSAALSYRGDELKPPIAFPGAGAQRGNPKAKDNYYFLMFRLSYRLPFGNIKTDEHSGSNHRGCPPVRL; encoded by the coding sequence ATGAAGAAAATCATTTTATTTTCATTTACCTTATTAGCTGTCTATACTTTACAGGCGCAACGTTTGCATGTAAATTTATTTGGCGGTGTATCAAATTATGGCGGCGATCTTCAGGCGAAAGGTTTTACTTTCAAACAATCCAGGCCAGTTGTTGCGCTAGGACTCAGCTATGAAATTTCAGAGAAATTTTTTATAAGAGGTGAATACTCTTTTACGAATCTTGGTGCAGACGATGCACTTTCCAATAATTATTTTCAAGTAAGACGTAATCTTAACTTTAAAACCGTTTTACAGGAGTTAAACCTTATTGCAGAATACGACATACTCAATAATTATGATCATCAACTGGTGCCTTATGTATTTGCAGGGTTAGGCGTTTTTCAGTTCAGTCCTTACACGTACGATAGTCTTGGAAGAAAACGGTTTTTGCGTGGTCTGCATACGGAAGGCCAAGGCTTAACGAGTTATCCTGACAGGCTTCCCTACAAGAACGTGCAGGTAAATATTCCTTTTGGTGCAGGCGTAAAATTTGCGTTAAGCGATAACATAAGAGTAGGTGCAGAGTTTGGCTTTCGTAAACTGTTTACCGATTATCTTGACGATGTAAGTACTGATTATCCTGATCTTGCATTGTTGGCTCCCAGAAGTGCAGCATTATCTTATCGGGGAGATGAATTAAAGCCACCCATTGCATTCCCCGGCGCCGGTGCACAACGCGGCAATCCTAAAGCAAAAGATAATTATTATTTTCTAATGTTCCGATTGTCTTACAGATTACCTTTTGGCAATATCAAAACAGATGAACACAGCGGCAGTAATCACAGAGGTTGTCCGCCGGTTAGATTATAA
- a CDS encoding precorrin-2 dehydrogenase/sirohydrochlorin ferrochelatase family protein: protein MAAEENINKLFPVFFKLEQLRVLLIGGGNVALEKLQAIVNNAPKTKVTVVAREVFDSFKEEATKHETISIIVGEYAPHYLDDCDLVIAAVNDIPASEIIRKDAKAKGKLINVADKPELCDFYLGSIVTKGNLKLAISTNGKSPTVAKRLKEVFNELLPGELEEVLENLQQIRNKLKGDFTNKVQQLNEITKILIDEK from the coding sequence ATGGCTGCAGAAGAAAATATTAATAAACTTTTCCCCGTATTTTTTAAACTCGAACAACTGCGTGTATTGTTGATTGGTGGTGGCAATGTTGCATTAGAAAAACTGCAAGCTATTGTAAACAACGCACCAAAAACAAAAGTTACTGTTGTTGCAAGAGAAGTTTTTGATTCATTCAAAGAAGAAGCAACAAAGCATGAAACGATTAGCATAATTGTTGGCGAGTACGCACCACATTATCTGGATGATTGTGATCTGGTAATTGCTGCTGTTAATGATATTCCTGCAAGTGAAATTATTAGGAAAGATGCGAAGGCAAAAGGCAAACTAATAAACGTTGCAGACAAACCTGAACTCTGCGATTTTTACCTGGGCTCTATTGTTACAAAAGGAAATTTAAAACTGGCGATATCAACAAACGGAAAATCACCTACTGTTGCAAAAAGATTGAAAGAAGTATTCAATGAATTATTGCCAGGTGAACTGGAAGAAGTACTGGAAAATCTTCAGCAAATAAGAAATAAACTGAAAGGTGATTTTACGAATAAAGTGCAGCAATTAAATGAGATAACAAAGATATTGATCGATGAAAAATGA
- a CDS encoding CHAD domain-containing protein, with protein sequence MDTPLEKYFAQRVKNLFNNLHDFELNGDEVSMHDLRVEIKKLRAIIKFLGTIYPKQQLKKTSHLLRSIFQKAGEIRESQLLQQWLHKHQFIVIENTYFPKERLDFLIADFRKYAPQYKEDFKEIIEVVSKFVHGTNEILAEQYFTDINAQVEKLCRRNLPDTEWHELRKLIKQRIYAYNWVRHEHESEDSHFAYYNKLQENIGLWHDLEIIKDNFSQKQVYLSQEMDVQIDFNLAWEKLTSSHKYRERNVEEMLSKQLIQG encoded by the coding sequence ATGGATACACCACTCGAGAAATATTTTGCTCAACGGGTAAAAAATCTCTTTAATAACCTTCATGATTTTGAGCTTAATGGTGATGAAGTATCCATGCATGACCTGCGTGTAGAAATAAAGAAATTACGCGCTATTATTAAATTTTTAGGTACGATATATCCAAAGCAACAATTAAAAAAAACCTCTCATTTATTACGATCCATTTTTCAGAAAGCCGGAGAAATAAGAGAAAGTCAGTTATTGCAGCAATGGCTGCATAAGCATCAATTCATTGTGATCGAAAACACTTATTTTCCAAAGGAAAGACTAGATTTTTTAATTGCAGATTTTCGCAAATATGCTCCACAATACAAAGAAGATTTTAAAGAGATCATTGAAGTCGTTTCAAAATTTGTACATGGTACCAATGAAATTCTAGCCGAACAATATTTTACAGACATTAACGCACAGGTAGAAAAATTATGTCGTCGAAATTTACCCGATACTGAATGGCACGAATTACGAAAACTTATCAAACAACGTATCTATGCATATAACTGGGTTCGTCATGAACATGAAAGTGAGGATTCGCATTTTGCTTATTATAATAAATTACAGGAGAATATAGGTCTCTGGCACGATCTTGAAATAATAAAAGATAATTTCTCTCAAAAGCAGGTATATCTTTCACAGGAAATGGATGTACAGATAGACTTTAATCTGGCGTGGGAAAAACTAACCTCTTCTCATAAATACCGTGAAAGAAATGTAGAAGAAATGCTTTCTAAGCAACTCATACAAGGATAA
- a CDS encoding MerR family transcriptional regulator: MPETYKQTFNYLFNNKIIHVIFFQNDLYLHLMERFTINDIENLTGIKAHTLRIWEKRYNFYNPKRKESNHRYYDNNDLKYILKVAYLYHIGYKISKITKLNNEEINKLTSYKEANGHVEQLFINRLLQHAFEFNNIEFENTLNEAIEMLGFEKCILKVVYSYFEKVGMLWMNDIAVPAQEHFSSNIIRNKIILAIDKLRSSHTTAAPILLFTPEGEYHEIPLLFTSYLLKKYSKPFIYYGINASIKELELFVIQKKADILFFHLITNFTKQPVSDYLLLLSDRFPGKKIIMSGPLACKIEETPDNSHLLTSMAHLLNFAKHGLPN; the protein is encoded by the coding sequence ATGCCGGAAACATACAAACAAACATTTAATTATTTATTTAATAATAAAATAATCCATGTTATTTTTTTTCAAAATGATCTTTACCTTCATTTAATGGAAAGGTTTACTATTAATGACATTGAGAACTTAACAGGTATAAAAGCACATACACTGCGGATTTGGGAGAAACGATATAATTTTTATAACCCTAAAAGAAAGGAAAGCAATCATCGCTATTATGATAATAATGATTTGAAATATATTTTGAAAGTTGCATATCTCTACCACATTGGTTATAAAATATCAAAGATTACAAAACTGAATAATGAAGAAATAAATAAACTCACATCTTACAAAGAAGCAAATGGCCACGTGGAACAGTTATTTATAAATCGCTTACTGCAACATGCGTTTGAATTTAACAATATTGAGTTTGAGAACACCCTTAACGAAGCAATAGAAATGCTGGGTTTCGAAAAATGTATACTAAAAGTGGTATATTCTTATTTTGAAAAAGTAGGCATGCTTTGGATGAATGACATTGCTGTTCCTGCACAGGAACATTTTTCAAGCAATATTATACGTAACAAAATAATACTGGCAATTGACAAACTTAGATCTTCGCATACAACTGCAGCACCCATTTTGCTGTTTACACCAGAGGGTGAATACCATGAGATACCTCTTTTATTTACCAGCTATTTATTAAAAAAATATAGCAAGCCGTTTATTTATTATGGCATTAACGCGTCGATAAAGGAACTTGAATTATTTGTAATCCAAAAGAAAGCTGATATACTTTTTTTTCATCTTATTACAAATTTTACAAAACAACCAGTCAGTGATTATCTTTTATTACTAAGCGACAGGTTCCCAGGAAAAAAAATAATAATGAGTGGGCCACTTGCCTGCAAAATTGAAGAAACCCCCGATAACAGCCATTTGTTAACTTCCATGGCACATTTATTAAATTTTGCAAAACATGGCCTACCTAACTAA
- a CDS encoding SRPBCC family protein has translation MKKVTASIAINSSSSKIIDAFLQPHMLKEWWNVERCLIQPQSGGLYTLAWNINSNGFGYISSGIITVYQPGHMLVIEKLVYLNPELPILGPMALSIHTEQLENAVSLYLTQDGYKEGPAWDWYYNAVKDTWPQVLQTLKIYLEKE, from the coding sequence ATGAAAAAAGTAACAGCATCTATAGCTATCAATAGTTCATCCTCAAAAATAATTGATGCATTTCTGCAACCGCACATGTTAAAAGAATGGTGGAACGTGGAGCGCTGCCTTATTCAACCGCAGAGTGGCGGCTTATATACATTAGCATGGAATATAAACAGCAATGGCTTCGGTTATATATCATCTGGTATTATAACTGTCTATCAGCCGGGTCACATGCTCGTCATAGAAAAACTTGTATACTTAAATCCTGAACTACCGATACTTGGCCCTATGGCCCTTAGCATACATACAGAACAACTTGAAAATGCTGTTTCGCTTTATCTTACACAGGATGGTTATAAAGAAGGGCCGGCATGGGATTGGTATTACAATGCTGTAAAAGATACCTGGCCGCAGGTATTACAAACATTGAAAATTTATCTCGAAAAAGAATAA